One Desulfarculaceae bacterium DNA window includes the following coding sequences:
- a CDS encoding TetR/AcrR family transcriptional regulator: MGKNPGKRLAILKSAELIFAQRGFHEATISEIAAGAKVSDATIYEYFPSKEALLFAIPAEYSLKYQMGNRHILKYIKGSKNKLRALVYRLLELYEDNPEYANVISMILKTSRNFTETAEYQVIQESARMMREVIEQGIADGEFRSGLNPVIVRSMIIGTIDNLVVRKGLLGKPQNLMETAEGIIDALFNGLLQPPEEEGVKIRLTWDQPRKDEA; this comes from the coding sequence GTGGGAAAGAACCCGGGCAAGCGGCTGGCCATACTTAAAAGCGCGGAGTTGATATTCGCCCAGCGCGGTTTCCACGAAGCTACCATTTCCGAAATCGCGGCCGGCGCCAAGGTATCCGACGCCACCATCTACGAATATTTCCCCTCCAAGGAAGCCCTGCTTTTCGCCATACCCGCCGAGTACAGCCTGAAGTACCAGATGGGCAACCGGCACATCCTGAAATACATCAAGGGCAGCAAGAACAAGCTGCGCGCCCTGGTCTACCGGCTGCTGGAGCTCTATGAGGACAATCCGGAGTATGCCAACGTCATCTCCATGATCCTCAAGACCAGCCGCAATTTCACCGAAACCGCCGAGTATCAGGTTATCCAGGAATCCGCCCGCATGATGCGCGAGGTAATCGAGCAAGGCATCGCCGACGGCGAGTTCCGCTCCGGCCTGAACCCGGTGATCGTGCGCAGCATGATCATCGGCACCATCGACAACCTGGTGGTGAGAAAAGGTCTGTTGGGCAAGCCGCAAAACCTGATGGAAACGGCGGAGGGCATCATAGACGCACTATTCAACGGGCTGTTGCAACCGCCGGAGGAAGAGGGCGTGAAAATACGCCTGACCTGGGACCAACCCCGCAAGGACGAGGCCTGA
- a CDS encoding MaoC family dehydratase N-terminal domain-containing protein encodes MFDSLYFDDFSLGQKFISKGRTVTEADLVNFTAVTWDHNSLHTDAEYAKQTPYGKRIAHGILGIAIQAGLTSHLTGDSILALLNVNWNFKKPVFIGDTLHVEQWVKEMKALPDGKRGVLTFEKEIISQDGEVVQQGTITVMLALRQPA; translated from the coding sequence ATGTTCGATTCGCTTTACTTCGACGACTTCAGCCTGGGGCAAAAGTTCATCTCCAAGGGGCGCACGGTTACCGAGGCCGACTTGGTCAATTTCACGGCGGTGACTTGGGATCACAACAGCCTGCACACCGACGCGGAGTATGCCAAGCAAACCCCCTACGGTAAACGCATAGCCCACGGCATCCTGGGCATCGCCATTCAGGCGGGGCTCACCTCCCATCTCACCGGCGACAGCATCCTCGCCCTTTTGAATGTGAACTGGAATTTCAAAAAACCCGTGTTCATAGGCGACACTCTGCACGTGGAGCAGTGGGTGAAGGAGATGAAGGCCCTGCCCGACGGCAAGCGGGGCGTACTGACCTTTGAGAAGGAGATCATAAGCCAGGACGGCGAGGTGGTGCAGCAGGGCACGATAACCGTGATGCTGGCCCTCCGCCAGCCAGCCTAG
- a CDS encoding AMP-binding protein: MDNPYANKLWRDKNWPSDFPRELRFAHEGLPLSGYLEKHSQDTPQKDAMIFHGRHISYQEFNDKADSFAQFLRQAGIGKGDRVALFLPTSPNFAIAYMGVSKIGATTTACSPAFKEMELEFQLNDSQARVLVCLDEFLEVAKAALPNTSVETLVVTGLRDLAGDENLTGKEEPPLKERVYYDQAVELSDIFRDYASEPLGVEIDLEQDIALLQYTGGTTGLPKGAIHTYFNVLYKAACRAEVSFHDLREQFQDIVTLQMAPIYHVAGLLQFNANLYEGITQVVLSHFSPLVVLRTIEKYRPQFLASLTKMNLAMMDMPGSEEFDLTSVRKNLITSVGLPLNQQIAERWGERIAPGAKIAETAYGLTETHTGDTFMPQDRPAKYGPLGETCCGIPIFGTEFRIVSLEDRGVTLPIGEVGEIVIKGPANCKGYWNKAEETAETIVDGWLYTGDTGKFDDEGYFYWLGRKKEMIKVSGYSVFPDEVEMFLNTHPAIDCTGVTGVPDENKGMVIKAVVVLKEDQRGKVTPEEIMQWAKEKMSFYKVPKVVEFREALPRSGGTNKILRRLL, encoded by the coding sequence ATGGACAACCCTTACGCCAATAAATTGTGGAGAGATAAGAACTGGCCCTCCGACTTTCCCCGGGAGTTGCGTTTCGCCCACGAAGGCCTGCCCCTGTCTGGATATTTGGAGAAGCACAGCCAGGACACCCCGCAAAAGGACGCCATGATTTTTCACGGGCGTCACATCTCCTACCAAGAGTTCAACGACAAGGCCGACTCCTTTGCCCAGTTCCTGCGCCAAGCCGGTATCGGCAAGGGCGACCGGGTGGCCCTGTTTTTGCCCACCTCGCCCAACTTCGCCATCGCCTACATGGGTGTGTCCAAGATCGGGGCGACCACCACGGCCTGCAGCCCCGCCTTCAAGGAGATGGAGCTGGAGTTCCAGCTCAACGATTCCCAGGCCAGGGTCCTGGTCTGCCTGGACGAGTTCCTGGAGGTGGCCAAGGCGGCCCTGCCCAATACTTCGGTGGAAACGCTGGTGGTGACCGGGCTCAGGGACCTGGCCGGCGACGAGAACCTAACCGGCAAGGAAGAGCCGCCGCTTAAGGAGCGGGTGTATTACGACCAGGCCGTGGAGCTGAGCGACATCTTTCGGGACTACGCCTCCGAGCCGTTGGGGGTGGAGATAGACCTGGAGCAGGACATCGCCCTGTTGCAGTACACCGGCGGCACCACCGGCCTGCCCAAGGGGGCCATCCACACCTACTTCAACGTGCTCTACAAGGCCGCCTGCCGGGCGGAGGTGTCCTTCCACGACCTGCGTGAGCAGTTCCAGGACATCGTCACTCTGCAGATGGCGCCGATCTATCACGTGGCGGGCCTGCTGCAGTTCAACGCCAACCTGTACGAGGGCATCACACAGGTGGTGCTCTCCCACTTCTCCCCCCTGGTGGTGCTGCGCACCATCGAGAAGTACCGGCCGCAGTTCCTGGCTTCCCTGACCAAGATGAACCTGGCCATGATGGACATGCCCGGCTCGGAGGAGTTCGACCTGACCAGCGTGCGGAAGAACCTCATCACCTCGGTAGGCCTGCCCCTCAACCAGCAGATAGCCGAGCGCTGGGGTGAGCGCATCGCACCCGGCGCCAAGATCGCCGAGACCGCCTACGGCCTGACCGAGACCCACACTGGGGACACCTTCATGCCCCAGGATCGCCCCGCCAAATACGGGCCCCTGGGGGAGACCTGCTGCGGCATACCCATCTTCGGCACCGAGTTCCGCATCGTATCCCTGGAAGACCGGGGGGTGACCCTGCCCATCGGCGAGGTGGGCGAGATAGTCATCAAGGGACCGGCCAACTGCAAGGGTTATTGGAACAAAGCGGAGGAAACCGCCGAAACCATCGTTGACGGGTGGCTCTACACCGGAGATACCGGCAAATTTGATGACGAGGGATATTTTTATTGGCTGGGCCGCAAGAAGGAGATGATCAAGGTCTCCGGGTACTCGGTGTTTCCCGACGAGGTGGAGATGTTTTTGAACACCCACCCGGCCATCGACTGCACCGGAGTAACCGGGGTGCCCGACGAAAACAAGGGCATGGTGATCAAGGCGGTGGTGGTGCTCAAGGAAGACCAGCGCGGTAAGGTCACTCCCGAGGAGATCATGCAGTGGGCCAAGGAAAAGATGTCCTTTTACAAGGTGCCCAAGGTGGTGGAGTTCCGGGAGGCCCTGCCGCGTAGCGGAGGCACCAACAAGATTCTGCGCCGCCTGCTCTAG
- a CDS encoding enoyl-CoA hydratase/isomerase family protein, with product MKTNDLVTLSIEEHIAVITLNNPPANAWSLALAEAFEAALDQAEADDQARVIVITGGEAKCFSAGFDVSDAKNTPITSPKVRAMWRRLDRMDKPLIAAMNGHALGGGLELALSCHLRVMTDNPKALLGLTELNLGIIPGWGGTQRLARLVGRSQALDMILFSKRVGPAEALEMGLVDRLAPAEGFMDQVMDMARTLAGRAPIAVRWVLKSFAAGLYEGLDAGLDTEAEGSAVVRETEDRQEGFAAFLEKRQPQFKGR from the coding sequence GTGAAAACTAACGATCTGGTTACCCTATCCATTGAAGAGCACATCGCGGTGATCACCCTGAACAACCCGCCGGCCAACGCCTGGAGCTTGGCCCTGGCCGAGGCCTTCGAGGCCGCCCTGGATCAGGCCGAGGCCGATGACCAGGCGCGGGTGATCGTCATCACCGGGGGCGAGGCCAAGTGCTTCTCGGCCGGTTTTGATGTGAGCGACGCCAAGAACACCCCCATCACCAGCCCCAAGGTGCGGGCCATGTGGCGGCGGCTGGACCGCATGGACAAGCCGCTCATTGCGGCTATGAACGGCCACGCCCTAGGTGGGGGCCTGGAGCTGGCCTTGTCCTGCCACCTCCGGGTGATGACCGACAACCCCAAGGCCCTCCTGGGCCTCACCGAACTGAATCTGGGCATCATCCCCGGCTGGGGCGGCACCCAGCGCCTGGCCCGCCTGGTGGGGCGCTCCCAGGCCCTGGACATGATCCTATTCAGTAAACGGGTGGGCCCGGCCGAGGCCCTGGAGATGGGCCTGGTGGATCGGTTGGCCCCGGCGGAGGGCTTCATGGACCAGGTAATGGACATGGCCCGCACCCTGGCCGGGCGGGCGCCCATCGCGGTGCGCTGGGTGCTCAAGTCCTTCGCGGCCGGGCTCTACGAGGGCCTGGACGCGGGCCTGGACACCGAGGCCGAGGGCTCGGCCGTGGTGCGCGAGACCGAGGACCGCCAAGAGGGGTTCGCGGCCTTTTTGGAGAAACGCCAGCCCCAGTTCAAGGGCCGCTAA
- a CDS encoding cupin domain-containing protein: MRNFINLEDLNGLPSFSPPGHSGTLNHYLAHPDNGARHLAIWHGNIEPGGEAEEHDHPTTDQAFYVLAGECLFRLEQQERRLGPGDFVFIPRGARHRILSTGTESLRLLVITAPPPKATASRS, translated from the coding sequence ATGAGGAACTTCATAAATCTGGAGGACCTGAACGGGCTGCCGTCCTTCTCGCCGCCGGGGCATTCCGGAACCCTGAATCATTACCTGGCCCACCCGGACAACGGGGCCCGGCACCTGGCGATCTGGCACGGCAACATCGAGCCGGGCGGCGAGGCCGAGGAGCACGACCACCCGACCACGGACCAGGCCTTCTACGTGCTGGCCGGAGAGTGCCTCTTCCGGCTGGAACAACAGGAGCGCCGCCTGGGCCCGGGCGACTTCGTCTTCATTCCCCGAGGCGCGCGCCACCGCATTCTGTCCACCGGTACGGAGAGCTTGCGGCTGTTGGTAATCACGGCGCCGCCTCCGAAAGCAACAGCGTCTCGCAGCTGA
- a CDS encoding TRAP transporter large permease subunit → MEWWALLSIILVCLLLLIFIGVPIAFSLGALSLTLVLIMLGTDKLMLVATTAFGQINNFALAAIPLFIFMAEIILHSGVSTDAFDMLSKWTGRLPGGLAVASQLTCTLFASVSGASTATAAAVGRIAVPEMVNRGYEKRLSCGSIAAGGALGALIPPSIYMIIYGTLVEESIGQLFMGGVVPGMMLSGMFILYIIIRCALNPALAPRMEGITWRDRWRSLYKVWAILFLAMAMLLSIYLGIATPAEIAGVGCFLALVIGFAYRRLSWQAIKGAFLSTCRITCFIGWVLVAASLFGFVLSYLQLPQQLSSWLVEQSASPWLVIVGINIILIFLGCIMDPAGILLVTIPIFVPIIKALGFDPVWFGVMFVVNTEMAQITPPLGLNLYIIKGIAPSNVSLKDILIGAAPFMLLDSVGLALVIIFPQIILWLPSTMM, encoded by the coding sequence ATGGAATGGTGGGCCCTGCTAAGCATCATCCTGGTTTGCCTGCTCCTGCTCATCTTCATCGGGGTTCCCATCGCCTTCAGCCTGGGCGCCCTGTCCCTCACCCTGGTGCTGATCATGTTGGGCACCGACAAGCTGATGCTGGTGGCCACCACGGCTTTTGGGCAGATAAACAACTTCGCCCTGGCGGCCATACCCTTATTCATCTTCATGGCCGAAATAATCCTGCACTCCGGGGTGAGCACCGACGCCTTTGATATGCTCTCCAAATGGACCGGCCGTCTGCCCGGGGGCCTGGCCGTGGCCAGCCAGCTCACCTGCACCCTGTTCGCCTCGGTGTCCGGGGCCAGCACCGCCACCGCCGCGGCGGTGGGGCGCATCGCGGTGCCGGAGATGGTCAACCGAGGCTATGAGAAGCGCCTGTCCTGCGGCTCCATCGCGGCGGGCGGGGCCCTGGGCGCGCTCATCCCGCCCAGCATCTACATGATCATCTACGGCACCCTGGTGGAGGAGTCCATAGGCCAGCTATTCATGGGCGGGGTGGTTCCCGGCATGATGCTCAGCGGCATGTTCATCCTCTACATCATCATCCGCTGCGCCCTTAATCCCGCCTTGGCCCCTCGCATGGAGGGCATCACCTGGCGGGATCGCTGGCGCTCCCTGTACAAGGTGTGGGCCATCCTATTCCTGGCCATGGCCATGCTACTGTCCATCTACCTGGGCATCGCCACTCCGGCCGAGATCGCCGGCGTGGGCTGTTTCCTGGCCCTGGTCATCGGCTTCGCCTACCGCCGCCTGAGCTGGCAGGCCATCAAGGGCGCTTTCCTGAGCACCTGCCGCATCACCTGCTTCATCGGCTGGGTGCTGGTGGCTGCCTCGTTGTTCGGCTTCGTACTCAGCTACCTGCAACTCCCCCAGCAGCTCTCCTCGTGGCTAGTGGAGCAGTCCGCATCGCCCTGGCTGGTGATCGTGGGCATCAACATCATCCTCATCTTCCTGGGCTGCATCATGGATCCGGCGGGCATCCTGCTGGTGACCATCCCCATCTTCGTGCCCATCATCAAGGCGCTGGGATTCGATCCGGTCTGGTTCGGGGTCATGTTCGTGGTCAATACCGAAATGGCCCAAATCACCCCGCCCCTGGGGTTGAATCTCTACATCATCAAGGGCATCGCACCTTCCAATGTATCCTTGAAGGACATCCTGATAGGCGCGGCTCCTTTCATGCTCTTGGATTCGGTGGGATTGGCCCTGGTTATAATCTTCCCGCAGATAATTTTGTGGCTACCCTCCACCATGATGTAG
- a CDS encoding TRAP transporter small permease, with product MSDPVSRSRFDRFMDGVNWLSVQSGWLAGSLAVVMMAALVREVGGRYFFNAPTDWAVDLNAFLLVGMVYLGSAYTTSIDGHVRADFFYGRFTGRAKAKLDLFIDAVCIYYAAIMLWQGWRLAWESLVYNEVSSGGVRWPLFPFQVLVPLGSGLVILLLVVRMLCNLRYLAGKGEPFSPQKGGH from the coding sequence ATGAGCGACCCGGTTTCCCGTAGTAGGTTCGACCGCTTCATGGACGGCGTGAACTGGCTGTCCGTGCAGAGCGGCTGGTTGGCCGGCTCCCTGGCCGTGGTGATGATGGCGGCCCTGGTGCGCGAGGTGGGCGGCCGCTACTTCTTCAATGCTCCCACCGACTGGGCGGTGGACTTGAACGCCTTCCTGTTGGTGGGCATGGTCTACCTGGGCTCGGCCTACACTACCTCCATCGACGGCCACGTGCGGGCCGACTTTTTTTACGGCCGCTTCACCGGCCGCGCCAAGGCCAAGCTTGATCTGTTCATCGACGCGGTATGCATCTACTACGCGGCCATCATGCTCTGGCAAGGCTGGCGGCTGGCCTGGGAGTCGCTGGTCTACAACGAGGTCTCCTCGGGCGGGGTGCGCTGGCCCCTGTTCCCCTTTCAGGTGCTGGTACCTCTGGGCTCGGGCCTGGTGATCCTGCTTTTGGTGGTGCGCATGTTGTGCAACCTGCGCTACCTCGCGGGCAAGGGCGAGCCCTTCTCCCCGCAGAAAGGCGGCCACTGA